The segment CCCAGCGGGGTTGATGTCCAGGCATATCCCCTCAGGCGTCAGTCGACTCACGCCCACAACCGCATGCTCAACCAGCGCCTGATAGCGGGCTTCGCGGTCACGAAGCTGCTGCTCGGCGTCGCGGCGCTCTGTGATGTCCTCGTGCACTCCGATCCATTCGTTGACTGAACCGCCCCCGGTTTGCACGGGGGTCGCGCGCGCCTGCATGAACCGGTAGGCGCCGTCCGAGCGGCGCACCCGGCATTCCACCTGGTAAGGGCGCTGCAGTTCAGCCGCCTGACGCCAGGCTTGGCGGGTGTGCTCCTGGTCGTCAGGATGAACAGCTTCGAGCCAACCCCACCCCAGCGCTTCTTGCTCCGTCTGCCCAGTGAACCGTTGCCAATCAGCTTGCGGCGTCACAAATTCGCCGGTGGGGGCGCACGTCCAGACCATCTGCGAAGTCGCTTCCACCAATGACCGGAAACGCAGCTCGCTCAGCCGAGCGCTCCGGTAGAGTTGGGCATTCTGAAACGCCACGGCTGCCTGAGCTGCGAGGCTGACGGCCAACTGTTCAGACTGCTCGCCAAACACGCCCGCGTGCTCGTGCCCGAAGAAAAAACCACCTATGACCTGGCCATTGGACGCCACGACGGGCACGGCCAGGTAACTGCGTACAGGCAGATGTCCGGCGGGCATACCGTGATAAGGCGCATTGTGCGCGTACCGGGCATCTTGGGTGATGTCATCTGAGCGCACGACGCGTTCATTGCGGAATGTGGGTCCGAACACCTGCGTCATGCGCGGGAGCGGGTATTGGGCGAACGCTTCTCTCGGGGCGCCCGACAGCGTGTACAGCGTCATCGGCTCACCCTGATGGGTGTTGATGGTGTAAAAGAACGCCCCAAACTGCGCCCCAGTCAGTTCCACTCCCGCGTCGGTGACCGCTTGAACCACCTTCTCCAAATCGAGTTCCGCCGAGATGGTGTGCTGGATGCGGTTGAGCGTCTCCAGCGCATGCGACTCCCGCTGCAGATCCAGCTGGCCGCGGCGGGGAGCTGAAATAAGGGTGACCAACCAGACGCCCGCTGTTCCCGGCAGACATGTCACTTGCGCTTGAAAAGTAAGGGGGACAGATTCACCCTCAGCGGGAAGAGTGAGTTGCAGGTGCAACGGGATCCCGGTGTGTAAACTGGTGTCCCACCCAGAGAGGGCTGAGTCCAGTCGATCAGGGCTCAGGAACCGCGCTACAGGCTGATTGAGCAGGCCAGGTACAGACTCGGGAAAAGAGGCGCTGAAGGCCGTGTTGACCGCCTGGACGTGCCCTTGCGGGTCAAGGAGCCAGGCTAGGCAGGGCAACATGTTCAGCAGGGAGAGGTACTCAGGCTCAAGCCATGATGGGCCTGAAGTGAGGGTGGTCATGAACCCAGTATCTCAGACTCCCTCAGGGGACGGTAGGGGCAGGTTTCGCTCCGTCATCCCTGATCCAACGAGCTGGCTACATTCTGCGGCCTGCTTTGTTTGTTAAAGTGCTTCTCGGCGCAAGCCATCCTTCGGGGCGGGGTGAAACTCCCCACCGGCGGTAATCATGACCAGGCCGCCCGGTATGGCAGCCCGCTGCAGCGGCACGACCGGTTGCCCACCAAAGCGTGGCCATGGGTCTTGCGGGCGGACGTAGCAGCGGGGCACTTCCCCGCTGTTGCCCCAGGAGCCGCTCCCACCCTGACCAACAAACCCAGCGTTCTGATCGACCGCGCCACCCGCGGCTCCGACGGCTGGAACGACGCCTCCCTCCAGTACCGGGAACCCTTCGAGGACGGACTGACCCTCAACTCCTACGAGGAGAACATCGGAACCGACATCCTGCGCCAGCAGGCGGTTCACTACCATCAGGGCAGTGCCTTACGGTAAGTTCTGCACCCTTAAGGGGCGTTGACCCCCCTGCTTTGCGTTGAATTCACGTTCTGATTCGTCTTGTTGCCATCAGGAAGGAGGGTCTGGCCTTTGACCTGCCAAGCAGCTTGAGACCTCATCGACAGGGCAGTGCTTGAAAATCGGTGATGGCGTTCTCAACGCTGAGCTCGCACTTAAAACGGGTCAATCCGGTGTCCTCTAGGCTGAAACCTCTGGTTTTGAGTGCGGCATGGAGATTTTCAGTGTGCCAGCGCTGTGAACAGCGCAGCAAATTCCTTCTGGCGTACCCTTGATACGCCAAATACAGCATCTCCCTGCTTGGCCTTGGCCCGGTCTATAGACCCCTGAACCAGTTCACGGTGGTGTCGATCACCTGGTTGCTCTCGCTCTTGTCGTCCGTCAGGACGTGGTAGATGTGGTCCGCCCCGTCGATCAGGACCAGATTGCGAACCTTGCCTCCCAAGTTGTACAGGAAGTACGGCGCATTCCCCGACAGCGGATCGGCGGTGCCGTAAACGAGCATCGTGTTGCCCCTGAACTTCCCGATATCGCCTTCCAGATCCTGGGCCTGAATGCTGCCGTAAAACGCTTTGCCCAGTTTGATCTTGGTAAAACCAAGATCGACGTCCACCACGCCTTCTTTCTCCGCCGTGGCCCTGGATCCGGACTCAATGTCCGCCAGGCTGCGGCTGCTGGTACTGGACCACAGCGCCAGCGATTTCACCGGGTTGGCCGCATTGGCCGCAAGCTTGATGGCGACGCCGCCGCCCATGCTGAAGCCCAGTAGGCCCAGGCGTGCAGCGTCCACTTCGGGGCGGCCCTTCAGATACTCGAAAGCCGCCTGAGCGTCCGACACCTGGTTGGTAAACG is part of the Deinococcus sp. QL22 genome and harbors:
- a CDS encoding S9 family peptidase, which translates into the protein MKKLGWLLPFVLASSGLAIESSVTIAGHIPGTMSLPAQPSGKAPAVLLLHGFASQKDEVGDMYKNLAAQLAAQGVASLRIDFQGSGASKIPFEQMTFTNQVSDAQAAFEYLKGRPEVDAARLGLLGFSMGGGVAIKLAANAANPVKSLALWSSTSSRSLADIESGSRATAEKEGVVDVDLGFTKIKLGKAFYGSIQAQDLEGDIGKFRGNTMLVYGTADPLSGNAPYFLYNLGGKVRNLVLIDGADHIYHVLTDDKSESNQVIDTTVNWFRGL